Part of the Cellulomonas hominis genome, GAGCTCCTCGGGCGTCATCGAGCCCAGGGCGTCCACCCGGTCGCTCGCGGCCGTGAGGTACCCGCGCACGGTGGCCCCCCGCCGGGCGCGCCGGGACAGCGTCCGCAGCAGGAACGCGACGTAGCCGGTGCGCACCAGCAGCACGACGACCGCCGACAGCGCGGCCAGCCCGAACGCGATCCCCAGGTGGCCGTGGTCGTCCTGGACCTCCTCGACCAGGCCGTACAGCTCGAGGCCCATGAGCAGGAACACGCCCCCCTCGAGCAGCAGCTCCAGCGTCCGCCAGTTCGCCGCCTCCGCGATCCGGTCCTGCGGCCGCAGCCGCACGCTCCCCGCACCGGCCACCAGGCCCGCGGCGACCGTCGACACCAGGCCGGAGGCCCCGAGACGCTCCGCCGGCAGGTAGGCGATGAACGGCACGAGGAACGAGATCGCCGTGGTGAGGTGCGGGTCCGACACCCGGGTCCGCAGCCACAGGCTGACCTTCCCGACGACCGCGCCGACGACGACGGCCACCACCACCGCGTACACGAAGTCCGCGAACACGCCCCAGAGGGTGACCGACGTGGCCGTCGCCGCGATCGCCGAGCGGAGCAGCACCAGCGCGGAGGCGTCGTTCAGCAGGCTCTCGCCCTCCAGCACGGTGACCACGCGGGGGCTGACGCCGGACTTGCGGACGATCGACGTCGCGACGGCGTCGGTCGGGCTGAGGACCGCGCCCAGCGCGATGCCCGTCGCGAGCGAGACCTCGGGGACCAGCGCGCTGAAGATGAACCCGAGCACCACCGACGTCACCACGACGAGCAGCACCGACAGCCCGCTGATCGCCGTGAGGTCCCGGCGGAAGTCCATCGTCGGCAGCGACACGGACGTGGCGTACAGCAGCGGCGGCAGCACCACGCCGAGGATCCACTCCGGCTCGATCTCCACGGCCGGGACCACCGGCAGCAGGCTGATCCCGACGCCGAGCAGGACCAGCAGCAGGGGCGCCGCCACCCCGACGCGCGGGGCGAGGGCCGTCACGGCGATGACGGCGATCGCGCCGATCAGGCCGACGAGCAGCAGGTCCATCAGACGACCACCGGGGCCTCGGCCGCGCGCACGACCCCGCGGTACCAGTCGATCTTGTCGGCCAGGTGCGCCTGCTGGCGGTTCAGCAGCGCGATCGTCGCGGCGACCTGCGCGGCGTGCGCCTCCAGCAGGGCCAGCCGCTCCGGCACCGTCGCGTCCGCCCCCGGGCCGGTGTCCAGCGCGAGGGCCGCGTACCGGCGCATCGCCGCGATCGGCATGCCCGTGTCCCGCAGGCAGCGCAGCACGCCCAGCCAGTCCAGGTCGGCGTCGTCGTACACCCGCCGCCCCGCCGCGTCCCGGCGCACGTCGCGCACCAGGCCGATCTTCTCGTAGTACCGCAGGGTGTCCAGGCTGAACCCGGAGCGCCGCGCGGCGACGGCCGGGGCGTAGGTGGTCATGGGCCCAGTGTGCCCGCGACGTCCCCCCTTGCGCTGGAGCGCGCTCCAGCCGACACGCTGGCGCCATGACGACGACCTCCCCCGTCCCCCCGATCGCCCTGGGCGCCATGCTGTTCGGCACCCGCCACGACGACGCCGAGTCCTTCGACCTGCTCGACGCCTACGTCGAGGGCGGCGGCGTCTGGATCGACACCGCCGACTGCTACGCCTTCTGGGCCGAAGGCTCCGGCCACGGCGGCCAGAGCGAGCGGGTGCTCGGCCGCTGGCTCGCCGCCCGGCCCGGCATGCGCGAGCGCGTGAGGATCGCGACCAAGGTCGGCTGCGAGCCCCTGTGGCCCGGCTCGTACCCCGAGCGGTCCACCGGCCTCGGCAGCGACGTCGTGCGCGGCGTCGCCCGGCAGGGCCTCGACCGCATGGGCGTCGACCACGTCGACCTGTTCTGGGTGCACCGCGACGACCGCGCCACGCCCCTGCCGGAGATCGTCGACGCGTTCGGCGGCCTGGTGGCGGACGGCACGGCCGGGCGCTGGGGCTGCTCCAACACCGCGCTGTGGCGGTTCGAGCGCGCCGCCGCGCTCGCCCGCGCCGCCGGCCTCGCCGAGCCGAGCGCGTTCCAGCTCCGGTACTCCTACCTCCAGCCGCGGCCGATGGTCCGGGGCCACCTGCACGACCACCGGTTCGGCTGGCTGACCGACGACCACCTCGACCACGCCCAGCACACCGGCACCGAGCTGTGGGCCTACAGCCCCCTGCTGGGCGGCGCGTACGACCGCGACGACCGCCCGGTCCCCGAGGGGTACGACCACCCCGGCACCACCCGCCGGCTGGCCGCGCTCGCGGAGGTCGCGGGCGAGCTCGGCGTCTCGCGCAGCGAGGTCGTGCTGGCCTGGATGGCCGGCGGGTCGCCGCAGGTCGCGCCGGTCGCGGGCGTGAGCACGCCCGCCCAGCTGGAGGCGGCCCTGCGCGGCGTCCGCCTGGCGCTCCCGCCGGAGCTCCGCACCCGCCTCGACGCGGCCTGGTGAACCGCGGGGCCGGCCCGGCCCGCGAGGTCGTCGGTTGCGCGCGAGGTCGCCGGTTGCGCACCCGGGCGGACGGGCGCAACCGACGACCTCGACGTGCGACCCGTGCGCGTTCGGTAATGAGAACGGGTATCACTCGTGTTAACGTGCGGGCATGAAGCACACCCCCACCCGACCGCGCGCGCTCGGGGCCCTCGGCCTCGGGCTGTCCCTCGCCCTGCTCGCCGCCTGCGCCGACACCGGCTCCGGCTCCGGTGACGCCGCCCCGGCCGCCGACCCGACCACCGACGCCGCGCCCGCCGCCACCGAGGTCGCCACCGCGAAGCCCCGCCTCGTCCTCACGTACGACGGCGGCATCCAGGTGCTCGACGCCGACACGCTCGAGCTGGTCGCCGACCTCCCGCTCGAGGGGTTCAACCGCGTCAACGCCGCCGGCGACAACCGGCACGTGATGGTCTCCACGACCGGCGGGTTCCGCGTCCTCGACGCAGGCACGTGGTCGGAGCCGCACGGCGACCACTCCCACTCGTACACCAGCGACCCCGTGCTCACCGACGTCACCTGGTCCGCCGAGAAGCCCGGCCACGTCGTCCCGCACGAGGGCCGCACGGCCCTGTTCGACGACGGCACGGGCACGATCACCGTCCTCGACTCGGGCGAGGTCGGCGACGCCGGCGCCGAGGTCCGCGAGCTGACCACCCCGTCGGCCCACCACGGGGTCGCGGT contains:
- a CDS encoding cation:proton antiporter — translated: MDLLLVGLIGAIAVIAVTALAPRVGVAAPLLLVLLGVGISLLPVVPAVEIEPEWILGVVLPPLLYATSVSLPTMDFRRDLTAISGLSVLLVVVTSVVLGFIFSALVPEVSLATGIALGAVLSPTDAVATSIVRKSGVSPRVVTVLEGESLLNDASALVLLRSAIAATATSVTLWGVFADFVYAVVVAVVVGAVVGKVSLWLRTRVSDPHLTTAISFLVPFIAYLPAERLGASGLVSTVAAGLVAGAGSVRLRPQDRIAEAANWRTLELLLEGGVFLLMGLELYGLVEEVQDDHGHLGIAFGLAALSAVVVLLVRTGYVAFLLRTLSRRARRGATVRGYLTAASDRVDALGSMTPEELARLRVPGAPPSGAVDDPRTRRRTLRGVPRRRPAVGRDDSVEHRTSRLRTRIIRRIADIDYLQAEPLGPREGAVLVWAGMRGVVTLAAAQSLPRETPHRALLVLVAFGVAAGTLLAQGGTLAWVVRRLGLSRDGADERADVERLVVEMARAAADLLSDPDLRRADGTPYDPAVLDKARRIAARQGEEVDEDEAAEADRASAAAQVRELRLATLTAQREALLRVRDLGTASSGALTEALKVLDADQISLELRGGD
- a CDS encoding MerR family transcriptional regulator; translated protein: MTTYAPAVAARRSGFSLDTLRYYEKIGLVRDVRRDAAGRRVYDDADLDWLGVLRCLRDTGMPIAAMRRYAALALDTGPGADATVPERLALLEAHAAQVAATIALLNRQQAHLADKIDWYRGVVRAAEAPVVV
- a CDS encoding aldo/keto reductase; protein product: MTTTSPVPPIALGAMLFGTRHDDAESFDLLDAYVEGGGVWIDTADCYAFWAEGSGHGGQSERVLGRWLAARPGMRERVRIATKVGCEPLWPGSYPERSTGLGSDVVRGVARQGLDRMGVDHVDLFWVHRDDRATPLPEIVDAFGGLVADGTAGRWGCSNTALWRFERAAALARAAGLAEPSAFQLRYSYLQPRPMVRGHLHDHRFGWLTDDHLDHAQHTGTELWAYSPLLGGAYDRDDRPVPEGYDHPGTTRRLAALAEVAGELGVSRSEVVLAWMAGGSPQVAPVAGVSTPAQLEAALRGVRLALPPELRTRLDAAW